The Psychrobacillus sp. FSL K6-4046 DNA window CTTTTCTTATTATCGAGAAGTTTCTTGAAATTCAATATTAACTAATTTGCCTGTTTCCGTTGTATATTTAATATTTATAAAAACTCCAAATTCCTTATTGCCATCCTTCATCCACAATTTAAACCTTTCAATGGTTGAATCCTCTTTTGTTTCACTTCCTATATGCAAGTAGTCAATAATAGTCGCATTTGGATATTTAGTTTGTGTCTCCTTTACCGCTAGCTTTCCCCATTTCGCATATGCTGGAACTTGGTCTTGAGCATATGTGCTTGAATACATATTCATGGACACAGTGGTTGCTAACATACATATACCTATGGCTATAAACACTTTTTTAATCATCTTCATACCATCTCCTTTTCTTTAAGATGGTTATCTTGCTTAAAATCATTCCAACTTAATAAATAAATCGGAAAACCCTGTGTAATTTCAATAGTTTGAAGGAACATGAATTATAAGCTATAATTTATGTAGGTAATTACGGAAAACAGTATTCAAATTAG harbors:
- a CDS encoding DUF3889 domain-containing protein, producing the protein MIKKVFIAIGICMLATTVSMNMYSSTYAQDQVPAYAKWGKLAVKETQTKYPNATIIDYLHIGSETKEDSTIERFKLWMKDGNKEFGVFINIKYTTETGKLVNIEFQETSR